aagctgcgacacgccccgagtacagggggtcacgctgcacaggcagcccacagcccagaagcTGCCGGGCCTGTGGAAAGGACCCTACCCCGCTTACACGGGAGGCTCGGGGACCAGGTTGCTCCCTTTTCCCCACGGGCCTGGAGACACCGGCTCGCGCCCTCCTTACAGGGCagccgggctccgggcagccaaaggaGCAAAGCAGCCGAAGGCAAACGACGGCACAAACACTGAGCCTGCTTACGGGGAGGTCGCCCTGCACAAAGCCAGGCGGGCCACACTCAAGGTGGCGGCAAAGCCCTTGCGTTACCACAGTTTCCGTCAGACACGAGCGCCTTTGCCCAGTGtgccttgcccagctctgcttttccagcCCGACGCCCATTCTCTTCTCGACGCCTCTTGCCTCGCCGCGCCAGGCCTCGTCCCCTGTCGGTGCCAGCTGCCGACGAGGAAGGAAGACAGATTTAGGCCTCAGGGGCGCCTCTTCCTCCGGACCCACGGGAAACGgccacctccccaggggtgcccccggccagcttcccacccgcaggcagccccgGCGCCGCAAAGCCCTCCCACCTGGGCTTGTCTCACCCAAGCGCTGCACGGCAGACTTCCGGTCAGTGCTGGAGACGGGATGCGAGGCGGGAACCCTGGTCACATCCAGCTGGGCACGTAAAGCAGCGGCCGCAGAGGCTGCACAATCCTGCTCACAGGGGGGCTGCAGtcgctgctggcatcaaaaagCACCTGGGATGCAAGGGCACTGAGCGGGCCCCGGCCTACAGGGCAGCCCTGGTCCCGGAGGCCCAgggaggctcctcctctccatttcAGGGGCATCTAGATCCACACCCCGCTACGGGCGCGGGCACCCCACtcaggctgccagctgagcgCAAAGGCACTTCGACCCGGGCCCGCTTACGGGTGGGTCAACGCCCAGGGAGCCAAGAGATTGGCCTAGACCTGCAGCTACAGGAAAGAGAGTCAGCAACCAGGCAGTGGGGTTTCACAGACAGAGGCTGGGTCACGGCGGGAGGTCCCAACCCCAAGCGCGGGGGCCGGGGCGCACACCTTAAGCCAAATAAACCTGGAGCCATGCTGttgaaagcctggggccagacatacccaccctgattacaggggggttccctccaacctcccgccgggcaccgcgacaCACAGCCCTACTTACAGGacggccgctctcgcctcggcactcccaaaaacaCCTACGGAGCCACGGGCTCCGGCCCGCAACCAACTTTCGGGAcggccctcctggctgcagcacggcaacacctcttcaggagcccagggagccaccccgaccctctaagggcccagcAAGGCTCCTTCCTCTTAGCTGCCTAAAACAGCCTCCTAGGCCCTGCTTACAGGGACCTCgggctgctcctggggacaAACAGGGACAGAGGGCTCCACAACTCACCACgcaggccccgactacagggctgctgagctgaCACGTTGACAACAGGACACGCTGCCGTGGAGGCAGAGACCCGGGCCCTGAACTACGGGGCCTTCGCTGTGTCCCtagaggacaaggaggggcaagctgagctcccactccgctcggggactccaaggagactgccctgttactgcccagagcccctctttccctcctgggaagcctaagctaagctgcagcacttttcacagcaacctaaaCGACAAGCACGCGcacgcacacacagacacacacgcaGAGGCAAGGGCGGGGCCATACACacacctcttcccaggagagggagcaagccctgggcagccactgttgggacagccatccttaccccggagcaggagagaagagggtcagacttggcctCGCCAGACTGTGTGGAGCGCAGGGAAGCCTCGGGACACCAAAGGCCTTCAGGGGtggccaaaggacaaaagctgcgacacgccccgagtacagggggtcacgctgcacaggcagcccacagcccagaagcTGCCGGGCCTGTGGAAAGGACCCTACCCCGCTTACACGGGAGGCTCGGGGACCAGGTTGCTCCCTTTTCCCCACGGGCCTGGAGACACCGGCTCGCGCCCTCCTTACAGGGCagccgggctccgggcagccaaaggaGCAAAGCAGCCGAAGGCAAACGACGGCACAAACACTGAGCCTGCTTACGGGGAGGTCGCCCTGCACAAAGCCAGGCGGGCCACACTCAAGGTGGCGGCAAAGCCCTTGCGTTACCACAGTTTCCGTCAGACACGAGCGCCTTTGCCCAGTGtgccttgcccagctctgcttttccagcCCGACGCCCATTCTCTTCTCGACGCCTCTTGCCTCGCCGCGCCAGGCCTCGTCCCCTGTCGGTGCCAGCTGCCGACGAGGAAGGAAGACAGATTTAGGCCTCAGGGGCGCCTCTTCCTCCGGACCCACGGGAAACGgccacctccccaggggtgcccccggccagcttcccacccgcaggcagccccgGCGCCGCAAAGCCCTCCCACCTGGGCTTGTCTCACCCAAGCGCTGCACGGCAGACTTCCGGTCAGTGCTGGAGACGGGATGCGAGGCGGGAACCCTGGTCACATCCAGCTGGGCACGTAAAGCAGCGGCCGCAGAGGCTGCACAATCCTGCTCACAGGGGGGCTGCAGtcgctgctggcatcaaaaagCACCTGGGATGCAAGGGCACTGAGCGGGCCCCGGCCTACAGGGCAGCCCTGGTCCCGGAGGCCCAgggaggctcctcctctccatttcAGGGGCATCTAGATCCACACCCCGCTACGGGGGCGGGCACCCCACtcaggctgccagctgagcgCAAAGGCACTTCGACCCGGGCCCGCTTACGGGTGGGTCAACGCCCAGGGAGCCAAGAGATTGGCCTAGACCTGCAGCTACAGGAAAGAGAGTCAGCAACCAGGCAGTGGGGTTTCACAGACAGAGGCTGGGTCACGGCGGGAGGTCCCAACCCCAAGCGCGGGGGCCGGGGCGCACACCTTAAGCCAAATAAACCTGGAGCCATGCTGttgaaagcctggggccagacatacccaccctgattacaggggggttccctccaacctcccgccgggcaccgcgacaCACAGCCCTACTTACAGGacggccgctctcgcctcggcactcccaaaaacaCCTACGGAGCCACGGGCTCCGGCCCGCAACCAACTTTCGGGAcggccctcctggctgcagcacggcaacacctcttcaggagcccagggagccaccccgaccctctaagggcccagcAAGGCTCCTTCCTCTTAGCTGCCTAAAACAGCCTCCTAGGCCCTGCTTACAGGGACCTCgggctgctcctggggacaAACAGGGACAGAGGGCTCCACAACTCACCACACAGGTCCCGACTacagggctgctgagctgaCACGTTGACAACAGGACACGCTGCCGTGGAGGCAGAGACCCGGGCCCTGAACTACGGGGCCTTCGCTGTGTCCCtagaggacaaggaggggcaagctgagctcccactccgctcggggactccaaggagactgccctgttactgcccagagcccctctttccctcctgggaagcctaagctaagctgcagcacttttcacagcaacctaaaTGACAAGCACGCGcacgcacacacagacacacacgcaGAGGCAAGGGCGGGGCCATACACacacctcttcccaggagagggagcaagccctgggcagccactgttgggacagccatccttaccccggagcaggagagaagagggtcagacttggcctCGCCAGACTGTGTGGAGCGCAGGGAAGCCTCGGGACACCAAAGGCCTTCAGGGGtggccaaaggacaaaagctgcgacacgccccgagtacagggggtcacgctgcacaggcagcccacagcccagaagcTGCCGGGCCTGTGGAAAGGACCCTACCCCGCTTACACGGGAGGCTCGGGGACCAGGTTGCTCCCTTTTCCCCACGGGCCTGGAGACACCGGCTCGCGCCCTCCTTACAGGGCagccgggctccgggcagccaaaggaGCAAAGCAGCCGAAGGCAAACGACGGCACAAACACTGAGCCTGCTTACGGGGAGGTCGCCCTGCACAAAGCCAGGCGGGCCACACTCAAGGTGGCGGCAAAGCCCTTGCGTTACCACAGTTTCCGTCAGACACGAGCGCCTTTGCCCAGTGtgccttgcccagctctgcttttccagcCCGACGCCCATTCTCTTCTCGACGCCTCTTGCCTCGCCGCGCCAGGCCTCGTCCCCTGTCGGTGCCAGCTGCCGACGAGGAAGGAAGACAGATTTAGGCCTCAGGGGCGCCTCTTCCTCCGGACCCACGGGAAACGgccacctccccaggggtgcccccggccagcttcccacccgcaggcagccccgGTGCCGCAAAGCCCTCCCACCTGGGCTTGTCTCACCCAAGCGCTGCACGGCAGACTTCCGGTCAGGACtggagacgggctgcgaggcgggAACCCTGGTCACATCCAGCTGGGCACGTAAAGCAGCGGCCGCAGAGGCTGCACAATCCTGCTCACAGGGGGGCTGCAGtcgctgctggcatcaaaaagCACCTGGGATGCAAGGGCACTGAGCGGGCCCCGGCCTACAGGGCAGCCCTGGTCCCGGAGGCCCAgggaggctcctcctctccatttcAGGGGCATCTAGATCCACACCCCGCTACGGGGGCGGGCACCCCACtcaggctgccagctgagcgCAAAGGCACTTCGACCCGGGCCCGCTTACGGGTGGGTCAACGCCCAGGGAGCCAAGAGATTGGCCTAGACCTGCAGCTACAGGAAAGAGAGTCAGCAACCAGGCAGTGGGGTTTCACAGACAGAGGCTGGGTCACGGCGGGAGGTCCCAACCCCAAGCGCGGGGGCCGGGGCGCACACCTTAAGCCAAATAAACCTGGAGCCATGCTGttgaaagcctggggccagacatacccaccctgattacaggggggttccctccaacctcccgccgggcaccgcgacaCACAGCCCTACTTACAGGacggccgctctcgcctcggcactcccaaaaacaCCTACGGAGCCACGGGCTCCGGCCCGCAACCAACTTTCGGGatggccctcctggctgcagcacggcaacacctcttcaggagcccagggagccaccccgaccctctaagggcccagcAAGGCTCCTTCCTCTTAGCTGCCTAAAACAGCCTCCTAGGCCCTGCTTACAGGGACCTCGGGCTGCTCTGGGGACAAACAGGGACAGAGGGCTCCACAACTCACcacacaggccccgactacagggctgctgagctgaCACGTTGACAACAGGACACGCTGCCATGGAGGCAGAGACCCGGGCCCTGAACTACGGGGCCTTCGCTGTGTCCCtagaggacaaggaggggcaagctgagctcccactccgctcggggactccaaggagactgccctgttactgcccagagcccctctttccctcctgggaagcctaagctaagctgcagcacttttcacagcaacctaaaCGACAAGCACGCGCACGCAcacgcacacacagacacacacgcaGAGGCAAGGGCGGGGCCATACACacacctcttcccaggagagggagcaagccctgggcagccactgttgggacagccatccttaccccggagcaggagagaagagggtcagacttggcctCGCCAGACTGTGTGGAGCGCAGGGAAGCCTCGGGACACCAAAGGCCTTCAGGGGtggccaaaggacaaaagctgcgacacgccccgagtacagggggtcacgctgcacaggcagcccacagcccagaagcTGCCGGGCCTGTGGAAAGGACCCTACCCCGCTTACACGGGAGGCTCGGGGACCAGGTTGCTCCCTTTTCCCCACGGGCCTGGAGACACCGGCTCGCGCCCTCCTTACAGGGCagccgggctccgggcagccaaaggaGCAAAGCAGCCGAAGGCAAACGACGGCACAAACACTGAGCCTGCTTACGGGGAGGTCGCCCTGCACAAAGCCAGGCGGGCCACACTCAAGGTGGCGGCAAAGCCCTTGCGTTACCACAGTTTCCGTCAGACACGAGCGCCTTTGCCCAGTGtgccttgcccagctctgcttttccagcCCGACGCCCATTCTCTTCTCGACGCCTCTTGCCTCGCCAGGCCTCGTCCCCTGTCGGTGCCAGCTGCCGACGAGGAAGGAAGACAGATTTAGGCCTCAGGGGCGCCTCTTCCTCCGGACCCACGGGAAACGgccacctccccaggggtgcccccggccagcttcccacccgcaggcagccccgGCGCCGCAAAGCCCTCCCACCTGGGCTTGTCTCACCCAAGCGCTGCACGGCAGACTTCCGGTCAGTGCTGGAGACGGGATGCGAGGCGGGAACCCTGGTCACATCCAGCTGGGTACGTAAAGCAGCGGCCGCAGAGGCTGCACAATCCTGCTCACAGGGGGGGTGCAGtcgctgctggcatcaaaaagCACCTGGGATGCAAGGGCACTGAGCGGGCCCCGGCCTACAGGGCAGCCCTGGTCCCGGAGGCCCAgggaggctcctcctctccatttcAGGGGCATCTAGATCCACACCCCGCTACGGGGGCGGGCACCCCACtcaggctgccagctgagcgCAAAGGCACTTCGACCCGGGCCCGCTTACGGGTGGGTCAACGCCCAGGGAGCCAAGAGATTGGCCTAGACCTGCAGCTACAGGAAAGAGAGTCAGCAACCAGGCAGTGGGGTTTCACAGACAGAGGCTGGGTCACGGCGGGAGGTCCCAGCCCCAAGCGCGGGGGCCGGGGCGCACACCTTAAGCCAAATAAACCTGGAGCCATGCTGttgaaagcctggggccagacatacccaccctgattacaggggggttccctccaacctcccgccgggcaccgcgacaCACAGCCCTACTTACAGGacggccgctctcgcctcggcactcccaaaaacaCCTACGGAGCCACGGGCTCCGGCCCGCAACCAACTTTCGGGAcggccctcctggctgcagcacggcaacacctcttcaggagcccagggagccaccccgaccctctaagggcccagcAAGGCTCCTTCCTCTTAGCTGCCTAAAACAGCCTCCTAGGCCCTGCTTACAGGGACCTCgggctgctcctggggacaAACAGGGACAGAGGGCTCCACAACTCACCACACAGGTCCCGACTacagggctgctgagctgaCACGTTGACAACAGGACACGCTGCCGTGGAGGCAGAGACCCGGGCCCTGAACTACGGGGCCTTCGCTGTGTCCCtagaggacaaggaggggcaagctgagctcccactccgctcggggactccaaggagactgccctgttactgcccagagcccctctttccctcctgggaagcctaagctaagctgcagcacttttcacagcaacctaaaCGACAAGCACGCGcacgcacacacagacacacacgcaGAGGCAAGGGCGGGGCCATACACacacctcttcccaggagagggagcaagccctgggcagccactgttgggacagccatccttaccccggagcaggagagaagagggtcagacttggcctCGCCAGACTGTGTGGAGCGCAGGGAAGCCTCGGGACACCAAAGGCCTTCAGGGGtggccaaaggacaaaagctgcgacacgccccgagtacagggggtcacgctgcacaggcagcccacagcccagaagcTGCCGGGCCTGTGGAAAGGACCCTACCCCGCTTACACGGGAGGCTCGGGGACCAGGTTGCTCCCTTTTCCCCACGGGCCTGGAGACACCGGCTCGCGCCCTCCTTACAGGGCagccgggctccgggcagccaaaggaGCAAAGCAGCCGAAGGCAAACGACGGCACAAACACTGAGCCTGCTTACGGGGAGGTCGCCCTGCACAAAGCCAGGCGGGCCACACTCAAGGTGGCGGCAAAGCCCTTGCGTTACCACAGTTTCTGTCAGACACGAGCGCCTAGGCCCAGTGtgccttgcccagctctgcttttccagcCCGACGCCCATTCTCTTCTCGACGCCTCTTGCCTCGCCAGGCCTCGTCCCCTGTCGGTGCCAGCTGCCGACGAGGAAGGAAGACAGATTTAGGCCTCAGGGGCGCCTCTTCCTCCGGACCCACGGGAAACGgccacctccccaggggtgcccccggccagcttcccacccaCAGGCTGTCCCTTCTTAATGCGGGGCTGCTGTCACTGATGGCATCAAAAAGTGCCTGGGATGCCTGTGCACCGAGCGGGCCCCGGCCTACATGGCAGCCTTGGTTCCAGTGGCCCATCACTTAGATCTATCTACTGACCCCTCTAGATGCACGTAGACATCTACAGACCCATTAAGACCTCTACAAGCCTCTATAGAACCCGATAGACAGCTAACAGGCCCCTACAGATACACGTGGGTATGCACAGACTTCTATGCACACTTGCATATGCCTGAAGACCTCTATAGAAGCCTGCAAACACCTACACACCTCTGACAGACTCCTTCtggcctgcaagctcacacaGTCTGCTCCGACTGAGCTTCTCCCTAGCACCCCTAAGGTCTTCTCTGGGCTGCTATTTATCATCTCCAccccaagcctgcagtgacagacaGGCTTGCTCTTACCCAGCTGCGGTACTctccacttgctcttgttgaaccgtAGCAGCTTCACctgagcccagctctcctgcctcaccagatgttttctggatgccatcctgtccctctgattTCTCTATTGCACCACTCAGTTTGAGGCCATCTGCACACATGCTGCCAGTGCACCTCTATCTCGCTTACTACAGTTTAGAGACATTAGACAAAAGCGTCCTGGAGCCAAAGAACTCCTTAATTAAATGGAGTCACCTACAGACCCCTCTGCACCTTTAACAGACCACTGCAGAACTCTACAGAACCCTCCCGACCTCCACAGGCTTATTAAAAGGCACCTCCAGACCCaggcagacctctacagacaacTAACAGACCCCTGCAAATCCCTACAGGCATCTACCGACTCCTACAGATGCCTGCAAACACatacagacccctacagagGTCCACAGACCCCTTCAGACTCCTCCAGATATttaacagacccctgcacacatCTACAGACCCCTAAAtgatgcctgcagacacctaACAGACCCACACAGAACCCTCCTAACACCTACTCAACTCTACAGACCTGCACAGActcttccagaccctgacaaTTATCTACCAATGCcttcacacctctgcagacacCCACAGTCACCTACACACCACCACAGACATTGATAAAGCTCTACAGATACCTTcagacccctccacacctttagAAGTTGCCTAGAGACTCCTACAGAACCCTGCAAAAATCTACAGACCTTGACAGAgctctacagacccctccagacattTAAAAGGTGCCTGCAGACCTCCACACCCACCTAGAGATAGCTGCAGGCACCCACATTCCTCTACAAAGCTctacagacctctacagacaactacagacccctccagtaCTCTATAGACATCTACAGATGTCTACAGTCTCCTacagacaacttcagaccttTCAAAGGTGTCTACACACACCCACGGACTCCTCTGCACCTCTACAGAACCCTACAGGCCACTCCAGTCTAATAGATTCCTGTAGACACTTAATAAATGCCTGACAGAGCTCTAGAGACCACTTCAGACCTTTAAAAGATGCCTGCAGACCCATACAGAAACCTCCACACACCTACTGAATGCTACAGACACttgcagacccctacagatccttacagaaatatacagacCCCTCCAGGGACCCCTGTAGACCTCTACAGTGCCCTCCACACCTTTCCAAGCTGCTTAGAGACCTCGGGAAACATCTGGAGACCTCTCCACAGATCTACAGATCTCTAGCAAATGCCTAGAGATGCCTCAAGATACCAACAGACCCCTACAGATCTTTAAGAGGCCCCTAGAGAGCCACAAAATCTCAACAGACTTGTAGAGAACCCTGCAGACCCATAACGAACTCTACAGACACCTCACGACCTTTACAGACTTTTGAGACATacctacagcaccacagacacctctgAAGACCCCTAACCACCTCCACAGGCACCTAGAAAACTCCATAGACTTCCAGAGAGTCCTCCAGACCCCTAAATGTACCCACGGATGCCTCCAGACCCCCACACACCTCTGCAGACTCAGAGAAGCCTCCAGACATTTTATaagacccctgcagacatctACATACCTGGACAAACTTCTACAGCTGCTTGCACATCCCagcagacacctacagacctCTGACACTCTTCTTCTGTCCCGCAAGCTCACACCACGTGCTCACACTCAGCTTCtcccaaacacccccagggctgctctttatCACCTccgcccccagcctgcagtgacaggcaggCTTGCTCCCGCCTACATGCAGCACTCCGCCCTTGCTCTCGTTGAACCTCACAAGcttcacctgggcccagctctcctgcctgcccaggtggTTTCTGGAagccatcctgtccctctgctttctccacagcaccactcagcttggggccatctgcaaacctgctgagggtgcacctcCATCTCgctgcttggacacctccaggcatgatgactccaccacctccctgggcagccttctgcAGATTCCTTGAGCGTAACAAAAATAAAGAGCCATGAAGTAAATAATTAAATATTAACTGACATGCAGTTACTGACACTAACTGCCCTCTCCTGATTGTCatttcagaatcatggaaccacagctctgttcaggctggaagagacctttgagttCACCAAGTCTTGCCTcaagctcacaatcccaccactgctaCTAAGCCACTACCATATCCGGAGGACAACCTTCTGATAGCTTTCACAGGAGACCAACCATCACACTTGCGCAAGATGACCACAAATGGACAGGGAAGCTCCAGAAGCCTCACTGTTCAGGGAGCCATGTGCTTTGTTTGACTCAATATTGGCACACCTAAGATagctaagaggaaaaaaagatacaTCAACAAAAGcaaccccagaactggacaaactTTAGGGTCATTGCTTTCAAGGGTGTCTCATTGACCCAACCAGAGACAGCTGGTCCTTAAGAAATCAAGGCCACCTGTAGCAATCCAGAAGGACACCTCTATAAGTGATGCTTCAGATGGGGCGGGGGGCATCCTGAACCTGTCACACAGCATCCAGGAGTTCGGGAGCAGGAGATGACATTTTTCGGACTAGCAAGAGAAGTCCAGTTGCAGTCAAAGAGTCAATGACTCCATGTCCaggtggagaccagtgacaagtggagctCCTCAGGGGTCTGGCCTAGGTCCTGAGCTGTTTAACATCGTTGTTGGTGACAAGGACAgcggcattgagtgcaccctcagcaagtctgctgatgacaccaagctacaTGGTGCAGGAGactcacctgagggatggcatcCACCCAgaaggatcttgacaggcttgagaagtgagccagtgccaactgcatgaggttcaacaagtcacagggcaaggtcctgcagctgggttgggccAACCCCAGGCATAAAtccaggcagggtgcagagtgggttgagagcaaccctgaaagaaaagccttgggggtgttgattgtggatgtctcctccc
The window above is part of the Pogoniulus pusillus isolate bPogPus1 chromosome 5, bPogPus1.pri, whole genome shotgun sequence genome. Proteins encoded here:
- the LOC135175332 gene encoding uncharacterized protein LOC135175332 isoform X5, translated to MGVGLEKQSWARHTGQRRSCLTETVVTQGLCRHLECGPPGFVQGDLPQRLQPPCEQDCAASAAAALRAQLDVTRVPASQPVSSPDRKSAVQRLGETSPAGTDRGRGLARRGKRRREENGRRAGKAELGKAHWAKALVSDGNCGTQRRPRSSGPGSLPPRQRVLLSTCQLSSPVVGTCVQRLQPPCEQDCAASAAAALRAQLDVTRVPASHPVSSTDRKSAVQRLGETSPGGRALRRRGCLRLAPTGDEAWRGEARGVEKRMGVGLEKQSWARHTGQRRSCLTETVVTQGLCRHLECGPPGFVQGDLPQRLQPPCEQDCAASAAAALRAQLDVTRVPASHPVSSTDRKSAVQRLGETSPGGRALRRRGCLRLAPTGDEAWRGEARGVEKRMGVGLEKQSWARHTGQRRSCLTETVVTQGLCRHLECGPPGFVQGDLPQRLQPPCEQDCAASAAAALRAQLDVTRVPASHPVSSTDRKSAVQRLGETSPAGTDRGRGLARRGKRRREENGRRAGKAELGKAHWAKALVSDGNCGTQRRPRSSGPGSLPPRQRVLLSTCQLSSPVVGACVRLQPPCEQDCAASAAAALRAQLDVTRVPASQPVSSPDRKSAVQRLGETSPGGRALRRRGCLRLAPTGDEAWRGEARGVEKRMGVGLEKQSWARHTGQRRSCLTETVVTQGLCRHLECGPPGFVQGDLPVSRLSVCAVVCLRLLCSFGCPEPGCPVRRARAGVSRPVGKREQPGPRASRVSGVGSFPQARQLLGCGLPVQRDPLYSGRVAAFVLWPPLKAFGVPRLPCTPHSLARPSLTLFSPAPG
- the LOC135175332 gene encoding uncharacterized protein LOC135175332 isoform X7, whose product is MGVGLEKQSWARHTGQRRSCLTETVVTQGLCRHLECGPPGFVQGDLPQRLQPPCEQDCAASAAAALRAQLDVTRVPASQPVSSPDRKSAVQRLGETSPAGTDRGRGLARRGKRRREENGRRAGKAELGKAHWAKALVSDGNCGTQRRPRSSGPGSLPPRQRVLLSTCQLSSPVVGTCVQRLQPPCEQDCAASAAAALRAQLDVTRVPASHPVSSTDRKSAVQRLGETSPGGRALRRRGCLRLAPTGDEAWRGEARGVEKRMGVGLEKQSWARHTGQRRSCLTETVVTQGLCRHLECGPPGFVQGDLPQRLQPPCEQDCAASAAAALRAQLDVTRVPASHPVSSTDRKSAVQRLGETSPGGRALRRRGCLRLAPTGDEAWRGEARGVEKRMGVGLEKQSWARHTGQRRSCLTETVVTQGLCRHLECGPPGFVQGDLPQRLQPPCEQDCAASAAAALRAQLDVTRVPASHPVSSTDRKSAVQRLGETSPGGRALRRRGCLRLAPTGDEAWRGEARGVEKRMGVGLEKQSWARHTGQRRSCLTETVVTQGLCRHLECGPPGFVQGDLPQRLQPPCEQDCAASAAAALRAQLDVTRVPASQPVSSPDRKSAVQRLGETSPGGRALRRRGCLRLAPTGDEAWRGEARGVEKRMGVGLEKQSWARHTGQRRSCLTETVVTQGLCRHLECGPPGFVQGDLPVSRLSVCAVVCLRLLCSFGCPEPGCPVRRARAGVSRPVGKREQPGPRASRVSGVGSFPQARQLLGCGLPVQRDPLYSGRVAAFVLWPPLKAFGVPRLPCTPHSLARPSLTLFSPAPG
- the LOC135175332 gene encoding uncharacterized protein LOC135175332 isoform X1; translation: MGVGLEKQSWARHTGQRRSCLTETVVTQGLCRHLECGPPGFVQGDLPQRLQPPCEQDCAASAAAALRAQLDVTRVPASQPVSSPDRKSAVQRLGETSPAGTDRGRGLARRGKRRREENGRRAGKAELGKAHWAKALVSDGNCGTQRRPRSSGPGSLPPRQRVLLSTCQLSSPVVGTCVQRLQPPCEQDCAASAAAALRAQLDVTRVPASHPVSSTDRKSAVQRLGETSPGGRALRRRGCLRLAPTGDEAWRGEARGVEKRMGVGLEKQSWARHTGQRRSCLTETVVTQGLCRHLECGPPGFVQGDLPQRLQPPCEQDCAASAAAALRAQLDVTRVPASHPVSSTDRKSAVQRLGETSPGGRALRRRGCLRLAPTGDEAWRGEARGVEKRMGVGLEKQSWARHTGQRRSCLTETVVTQGLCRHLECGPPGFVQGDLPQRLQPPCEQDCAASAAAALRAQLDVTRVPASHPVSSTDRKSAVQRLGETSPAGTDRGRGLARRGKRRREENGRRAGKAELGKAHWAKALVSDGNCGTQRRPRSSGPGSLPPRQRVLLSTCQLSSPVVGACVQRLQPPCEQDCAASAAAALRAQLDVTRVPASQPVSSPDRKSAVQRLGETSPGGRALRRRGCLRLAPTGDEAWRGEARGVEKRMGVGLEKQSWARHTGQRRSCLTETVVTQGLCRHLECGPPGFVQGDLPVSRLSVCAVVCLRLLCSFGCPEPGCPVRRARAGVSRPVGKREQPGPRASRVSGVGSFPQARQLLGCGLPVQRDPLYSGRVAAFVLWPPLKAFGVPRLPCTPHSLARPSLTLFSPAPG
- the LOC135175332 gene encoding uncharacterized protein LOC135175332 isoform X20; protein product: MGVGLEKQSWARHTGQRRSCLTETVVTQGLCRHLECGPPGFVQGDLPQRLQPPCEQDCAASAAAALRAQLDVTRVPASQPVSSPDRKSAVQRLGETSPAGTDRGRGLARRGKRRREENGRRAGKAELGKAHWAKALVSDGNCGTQRRPRSSGPGSLPPRQRVLLSTCQLSSPVVGTCVQRLQPPCEQDCAASAAAALRAQLDVTRVPASHPVSSTDRKSAVQRLGETSPGGRALRRRGCLRLAPTGDEAWRGEARGVEKRMGVGLEKQSWARHTGQRRSCLTETVVTQGLCRHLECGPPGFVQGDLPQRLQPPCEQDCAASAAAALRAQLDVTRVPASHPVSSTDRKSAVQRLGETSPGGRALRRRGCLRLAPTGDEAWRGEARGVEKRMGVGLEKQSWARHTGQRRSCLTETVVTQGLCRHLECGPPGFVQGDLPQRLQPPCEQDCAASAAAALRAQLDVTRVPASHPVSSTDRKSAVQRLGETSPAGTDRGRGLARRGKRRREENGRRAGKAELGKAHWAKALVSDGNCGTQRRPRSSGPGSLPPRQRVLLSTCQLSSPVVGACVPVSSPDRKSAVQRLGETSPGGRALRRRGCLRLAPTGDEAWRGEARGVEKRMGVGLEKQSWARHTGQRRSCLTETVVTQGLCRHLECGPPGFVQGDLPVSRLSVCAVVCLRLLCSFGCPEPGCPVRRARAGVSRPVGKREQPGPRASRVSGVGSFPQARQLLGCGLPVQRDPLYSGRVAAFVLWPPLKAFGVPRLPCTPHSLARPSLTLFSPAPG